A window of Helicobacter pylori genomic DNA:
TTTATCCGCATCCATGATCGCTACTAAAGAGACTTCAGGCAAATCCAATCCTTCTCTTAAAAGATTGATCCCTATTAAAATGTCAAATTCTTTAAGCCTTAAAGAGCGGATGATGTGATTTCTTTCAATCGCATCAATTTCACTATGCATGTAACGCGCTTTCAAGCCCCATTCAACATAATATTTGCACAATTCTTCTGCCATTTTTTTAGTGAGCGTGGTGATAAGCACCCTTTCATCTCTAGCCACCACTAACTTGATTTCATCAAATAAATCCTGGACTTGCTTATCGCTGTCTCGCACTTCAAATTTAGGGTCTAAAAGCCCTGTAGGGCGAATGATTTGCTCAGCGACATTCTTTTGAGAAAGCTCTAATTCTAGCTTATTGGGTGTGGCGGACACAAAAAGGAACTGGCAATTTTTATGGATAAATTCATCAAATTTTAAAGGGCGGTTGTCTAAAGCGCTAGGCAATCTAAAACCATATTCCACTAAAACGCTTTTCCTGCTCATATCCCCTGCATACATCCCTCCAAATTGCGGCAAACTCACATGGCTTTCATCCACAATGACTAAAAACTCCCGCTCAAATATCCCTAAATAATCAAACAAGCAAAAAGGCGTTTCGTTAGGGGCTTTACCCGTAAAATGGCGCGCGTAATTTTCAATGCCCTTACACACACCGGTCGCGCTAATCATTTCTAAATCATGCTCGGTGCGTTGTTTGAGACGGTTGTATTCAAGCATTTTATCCTGCTCTTTAAAAAATTTCAATCTTAGAGCGAGTTCATCTTCAATGCTTTTAATGGCCAAATTCAACCTCTCACTCCCTACGGCAAACTGACTGGCCGCATAAAGCATGACAGAATCCAAGCGCTTGATTTCATTTCTTTCTAAAGCGTCAAAGACCGCAATCCTTTCTATCTCATCGCCAAAAAATTCAATCCTAATAAATTCAGCGTCATTATAAGCGGGGAAAATATCCACGCATTCCCCCGTCGCTCTAAAGCTCCCCCTATCAAACACCACTTCATTACGGCTATAACCCATTTCCACTAGCTTTAATAAAAAGCTCTTGTAAGCGTGCTTCTCGCCCACTTTGATTTTTTCCATGACTTTTAGATATTCTTCAGGGTTACCCAAACCATAATTAGCCGAAACGCTCGCTATCACGATCACATCATCATAACCTAAAAGCGAGGTGGTCGCACTCAATCTTAAACGCTCCAAATCATCGTTAATAGAGCTGTCTTTTTCAATGAATAAATCCCTCCTAGGGATATAGCTTTCAGGCTGGTAGTAATCAAAGTGGGAGATAAAATACTCCACCCTATTATGCGGGAAAAACGCCTTAAACTCGCTATAAAGCTGCGCGCATAAGGTCTTATTATGGCTCATGATTAAAGTGGGTTTATTGGTTTTGGCGATGATATTGGCCATCGTGTAAGTCTTACCGCTCCCTGTAACCCCCACTAGAGTTTGATAATGGTTGTTATTTTTTAAGCTTTTTGTTAAAGCTTCTATGGCTTGGGGCTGATCGCCTGCTGGTGGATAAGGGCTTTTTAAATCAAATAAAGGCATCTTTAAACTCGCATTTTTTTAGGGGTATTATAGTGGTTTTTTAACACGCCTTATTCAATCTCAAAAAAATCAATGTTTTGATAATGATCGTTATCTTTCGCTTCGTTAATGTTATTTATCGCTTGCGTTTTATTGTTGCTTATTTCATTGTTAGCGGTGGTTTTAGCTTCGTTAAGGTTCGTTAGCGCTTGCGTTTTGTTCGTGTTTATTTCGTTGTTAGCGGTGGTTTTAGCTTCGTTAATGTTATTGATTGCTTGCGTTTTATTAGCGTTTATTTCATTGTTAGCGTTTTCTTTAGCTTCGTTAATGTTATTGATCGCTTGGGTTTCATTCGTGTTTATTTCGTTGTTAGCGGTGGTTTTTGCTTCTTTTAATGCTTCAAGGCTTTGGGTTTTGTTTTCTGTGATTT
This region includes:
- the uvrB gene encoding excinuclease ABC subunit UvrB, which gives rise to MPLFDLKSPYPPAGDQPQAIEALTKSLKNNNHYQTLVGVTGSGKTYTMANIIAKTNKPTLIMSHNKTLCAQLYSEFKAFFPHNRVEYFISHFDYYQPESYIPRRDLFIEKDSSINDDLERLRLSATTSLLGYDDVIVIASVSANYGLGNPEEYLKVMEKIKVGEKHAYKSFLLKLVEMGYSRNEVVFDRGSFRATGECVDIFPAYNDAEFIRIEFFGDEIERIAVFDALERNEIKRLDSVMLYAASQFAVGSERLNLAIKSIEDELALRLKFFKEQDKMLEYNRLKQRTEHDLEMISATGVCKGIENYARHFTGKAPNETPFCLFDYLGIFEREFLVIVDESHVSLPQFGGMYAGDMSRKSVLVEYGFRLPSALDNRPLKFDEFIHKNCQFLFVSATPNKLELELSQKNVAEQIIRPTGLLDPKFEVRDSDKQVQDLFDEIKLVVARDERVLITTLTKKMAEELCKYYVEWGLKARYMHSEIDAIERNHIIRSLRLKEFDILIGINLLREGLDLPEVSLVAIMDADKEGFLRSETSLIQTMGRAARNANGKVLLYAKKITQSMQKAFEITSYRRAKQEEFNKLHHITPKTVTRALEEELKLRDDEIKIAKALKKDKIPKSEREKIIKELDKKMRECAKNLDFEEAMRLRDEIAQLRTL